Genomic segment of Nostoc commune NIES-4072:
CAAGCCCTTGAATTGCGTTGTCTGCTCTCCAGCCGGCTTCTAAAAGATAGTGCGATCGCCGCCGCCGATTCATAGCGTTGAGGTCAGCGTGATAACTTCTGCCTGTCCCACCAGCGTCACTGAAGATGAGGATTTGTTTGTCTCCCTGCATAAATGCAGCAGTTTCAGCAATATTCGCCCCACTGCCCCGTGAATCAACGAACAAACGCCCCGAATCATCTTTCAGAACTCGCTTGCTACGACCTGTAACTTCAGCCACTTGCTTGTTACCGAAGTGCCATAGTAACTGCTCTAGGGGAGCAACGCGAAAAAGTGAGATCGGGGTTTAGTTCTCAATTACACCCCTATATTCTCAACAAAATCTGGTTTTTTAGTTGCGATCGCATCCTGAAACAAGCTATATACGTCCCAGATTTTAGCACCTCACAAAATCGCGTTGCTCCCCTGCTCTAGTGCGCCAGGGATTGGATCAAGACATGCTAACTTATCGACTAAGGCATCTCTCAAGGCTACAGCTTCAATAGAGATAACTGGAGAGCCATCAGCGTCAAAGACTGGCTCTGAGCGTTAATTTCTATCTCATTAAGCAAATTTTAGTTTTAATACTTATTTAAAACCCATACAGTAGATGAAGCTACAGATTATTGATTTTGTTTGATAAAATTCTGGTTAAGAATGTTTATCTTGCGAAGCAAACTCTAACAGTTTTTGCATTTCCAAAATATGTCTTTCGTTAAATCGAATTTTGGTCGATTTATGGCAAAGTTTAATATGTACTTCATATTCTACAGTGCCTCCGTCATTATAGGGACGAAATCTACGTATTTGTTGCAGTATATCTTCTTCAACTTCAACTGATCCATGCTTGAACTTGGCGCAGCAATTAGGACACAAACATAAAACATTACCAGGACGGTCTATCCATCTAGCATTTGTGTAAGATACTATATAAAGTCCTTCAAAATAAGGATAACCATCTTGTTTTGGAAATGTTACTTCACAAATTTGACATTGCCCATCATACAGTTGTTTTAGGAAACCTCTTATTGTCTCAGTATTTTTAGATTCCCATCGAGTTGTTGGAATTTTCTTAAAACGTTCAACTTTTAGTGGTTCTTCTTTTTGAGCATCCCGAATTTCATTTATAATTTTATCGCCTCTTGCTTTAGGATTAGGTATTGGAATTAATAAAATATCATTATCTAGTGACTTAAATTCTTTTTCCCCGGGTTGATTAAATGCTGCCTGAAAAGCAGTAACATAATCAAACTCAGTATTATTCTGGTTTGGCTCAAAGTCTAATTCATATTCTTCTAAATTAGATTGTTGAGATTTTCTGTTTAAATCATCAATTATCTTTTTAAATTGAGGTAATTTATCTAAATTAGAAATCATAAATTCTAAATCTTCTAATTTAATATTTTTCTTAAATTGTTTAGATAACAATTTTGCTATTTTTTGAGAAGTTTCAGTTGGTTTTAATTTTAGGGTATTAGCCAATTTGCTATTTTTTAAAAAGTCATCATTTAGGTCATCAATAGATAATTCACATGGTTTAAAAAAAACATTATTTTTATTGGGTAGCCATTGATATTTACAAGCAATTATTCCCATTTTTGAATATTGTGTGCAGAGAGGTTGAGAGTTAGTAAACTTTTGATTTGTAGATTTTTCAACCTCACCATTTATATGTTGATAATTGGGTAGTAATAAATCGTTCCACACAAAAAGAGCTTTGCCGTAAGATGGATTAGTTTTCAAAGCAAATTCTAGCCCATCTATTTCACAGTCAGGATCAAAGCCATTAAGCCCACGCTGATAATTCCTTGCTTTATTAGAAATAATAATATTTCCTTTACTATCAGATTTTTTGCAAAATACTTTTACTTTCTCGCTAACCCCTAAAATCTCAAACTGTTCTTTTTCTGGAAATGATTCATCAAGAAACCAAACATTTGGATTACCTTTGAAATATATTTCCAGGTTAGAAGAGCGAAAATATATTATTTCTCCAGTCTTATTGCCAGGATACCTATATTCTATTTTACCCGTTGTTATATTAAGAGAGCGAATAAATGGAGTTTCTTTAAGTTGATTTATTAAATATTTTCTTTTTTCTTGGGTAGCACTCGACAATGCAGTGAACTTCAAAGCCTGAATAATTTTATCAATATTCTTTTGATGCTGAATTTTGTCATGAATATCAATATTCTTTTGTTTGTATTTTGGAATAGTTTTTTCGACAACTTCAGCAAAAATATCTGGCTCTGAAAATCCTAATACTTGTAAGAAGTATTTAACATCTTTACCAAAAAACTTATTCTGTAAAATATTAATTTTTACAATAGGGAACTCTGTCTCTTCACCTGAAGACAATGGAATATAAGCGTTCGGCAAACCATCTTGTCCAAAAGGTGCTACGTGTTTATTATTTTGTAAGCGGATAAAAGGTTTGTTACGTAATATACCATCACTCCGCCAAAGAGCTTCTTGTTTAATAAGGAAAGCATAAAAACAGGCTATCCATTCATCTGATTGAATGTTAATAAAGTTTTCAGTAAATTTTCGCCCAAAATCTTCTGGTTCAACTTCTTGAATTTTTAGTTCTTCAGTCAGATATCGGTAAATCTCAGGAGTTTTTCCTTGAGTAATTTCATCAGAAACCCATGTGTAAGTGCTACCATACAGTTGTTGTAATTGATTTTCTAAAATTAGTTGGCGGAAATCTTTGCTTCTGGCTAACTTTGCTTGTGTTGCTGAAACAAATCTACCTTTTTCATCATTTTGCTTAGTTCCTTCAAGGATATTGCAAATACCACGAACGTCAGGTTCATCAAACGGCTTTCCGAAGTGACTTACTTCCAAACGATCATTATAAAGCCGAAATGTAAGGCTTTTAGGAAGCTCGCTATCTGGGTCATTTTGATGTCGGCGTGAAAGTGCATCTTCGGTATTTTGAATTATTTCATCAATAAAGTGGGTTTGGTCATTATAAAGTACTCTAGCTAAAAACTCTCCAATTTTGTTTAAAGTTTCAGCAGTCCCATTAATATTATCGTCTTTAATTTTTGTATAGTCGCTAACCATTTAGTTTTTACCTTTTATTATTAAAATTCCCACAGCAAGCCTCTGACTTATAATGTCTGCTTCACGACGATTCTCTAAATTTTGCCGCTTAGTTTCATAATCTCGTTGAATGCGTGATTGCTCTGACTCTTTCATCCGAATAATCCGCTCATCCTTCGCTTGATTGAGTTCAGTTTCCACACGTTGAAGGCGATTTTGATAATAAGCATCAAGACTAGCCAGTTTGCGATTAAATAGCGCATTATTTCTTTCTCGCAATTCATTGAGTTCTGTTAAACGGTACTGGTGTACAGTCTCATCTAGTTGTTGAATGCTGGAATCGATTAAAGATGGCGGGAAGCTGACATACTCTGCTGGCTGTACAGCGTGGCTCAACAAGCGCACCAACGCTGCTGACGTTTCAGGTGCAAGACATGAATTATCAATATTCCAAGCTTTTCCCACTAGCCGCACTTCTGGACGCACAGCAACTGTTTCCCAAAGGTCGCAAACAAAAAAGTACCGTCCTCTTGGCACTGTATTATCATGAATTGCAACCTGCGTAACAAGCGGCTCATCTATGCTTGCTAAATAAGCGATCGCTACCCGCGCTAAAGGATGAATAGGCGTAATAAATGGAATGTCTCTATGTTCGAGAGCTATTTGCTGGTCAAACGTGAGTTGCCAATGCGGATCATTACTTTCCAGCCAACGTATAAAAGCAATTGTGGAACGGTCTAATTGTTTGAGAGAACGTACTTTTTTAAGCAGATCCCCGCGTCCATTTTTATTCAGGCGTAGTCGATAGATTTCTGAATGACGACTATCAACAGTCAATTGCCCTTCTAATGTCGGTTGTTCCAAAAATATTTCAATCAGCTGACGTAGATCATCAGAGGAAACAAATTTGTCTTCAGCAACTAGGGTGTCAACATCTGAAGTAAATCCCTCATCAAGTCCTAACAATGACCCACCTTCTTCTTCCAGCCGATTTTGTTCAGCTGCTAGACGGAGTGCATTGTCTGCCATTTGCTGTGCTTTCTGTTCAGCTTGTTCAGAGCTAAGATTGGGGTCAAGTGCTAAACGAGTTAAGTCTTGCACAACATCCCCTAATACTTCCTCCAAATCCCCTATTGTGTCTTGAAAGATGCCTAAGCGTTCAAAGCAACGGAAGAAGATGCCCTCTTCAACAGTGCCTGGAGTAACAAAATTAAATATCAGTACCTTTTCGCTTTGCTGACCAAAACGGTCGATCCGTCCAATACGTTGTTCAATCCGCATTGGATTCCAAGGGATGTCGTAATTTACCAGGCGATCGCAAAATTCATAATCTAATCCTTCACAACCTACCTCAGAAGATAAAAGAATATCGAGCGCATCCGGGTCATCACTAGGTAAGCGGAAACGCTCTCTTAACCTTTCTCTTGTTGCATCTTCAACCTTTCCAGTTATTACCTCTACTCTGTAACTAGCTGCTTGCAAGTGTTTTTGCAGATAAGCCAATGTATGCAAAAAGAAAGAAAAAATCAGTACTTTGCCAGAACCTTTACCTAGTAGTGTTTCCTCAATTATTTTTAATAATTGCTCTAACTTCGGGTCATTTGGAGGTAAAGCAATAGCTAACTTACGCAGATTCTTAGCTTTTTCTAGTAAATCAGGGATAAGTTTAGTATCCTCATCCTCTATTTCAATGTTGTCACTAATATCGGAAAGGGCAATTTTGCCAGTTTGAATGAATTTATTGAGTGTAGGTACAAGAGCTGGTAAACAACTAGCTGCTTGACGCTCTAAAGTATCAGTGATCAGCCTTATCACCTGTTCTTCATAGTCTAGAGAGAGCATTTCTCGACGAAATTCAATCAATGCTTGATAAAACTCTTCTTGTTCTGGTGTGAACGGTACAGAAATAGTGTGTGGTTCACGAATCGTAAATTTTCCAATATCTCTCCTACGAGTACGATTCATTACATGAGCCAGTAAATGCACCTCTTCTAAATCCCGCAAACAATTGATCCGATCTGCATCAGTTAATGTTGCACGTTCCTGAAATTTATGATACCAATCTAAAAATCTAGGATCTTGGCTTAGTACTTGCTTACCCCAGCTTGTTGTTGCAGCATCTCGTAATGCTTGGAATGCTAAAGTTTGCCAAGTACTTTGGAATCTGCAACTGCGAATATGCCGAATGGCTTGGTTGAGATGCTGATTAGGTTGCACCATCTCGTTGAAAACTGTCTCATCAATAAACAGGTCTGGACGTAACAGATTAAGTAATGTGTAGAGGTTGCGATTGCCAAGATGTAGCGGTGTCGCGGAGAGAAAAATTACAGCTTCACTGATTTCGCAAAGGAATTTCACTACCTCATGAGAACTAGTTCCTGGATTCCTAACATGATGTGCCTCGTCCACAATAACCAAGCTAAAGTGGGGCGATGGTTTAAGAGTCATTAATCCAGGACTAGAGCGGCGACCTTTCGTTCCCTTGCAATATTTATCAATTCTTAGAAGTTCTAGGTGGACTATGGCACGCGAATACTGTGGAGGCCAAACTCCATCTAAATTGGTTTCTCCCAAACAGTAGGAAAGAGTTTCTGAAGTCAGTGGTCGAAACTCTTCATCGAAACGGCGCATTTCCACTTGCCATTTAGAAACGAGAGCTTTAGGACAAACGATCAGAATGTTGTCTAACTGTTGACGGGTTTGGAGTTCCCGTAATATTAAACCAGCTTCAATAGTTTTCCCCACACCAACTTCATCGGCAATTAATAACCGAGGCTGGTCAGCACGCAAAAAACGCAATAAAGGTTTGAACTGAAAGGGTATAAACTTGATGCGTGCTGATTGGAGGGCATAGAGATTATCAATTTGTGGATGAGAAAGCCTTGCTGCTGTTAATCTGGCACGAAATTCTTGTACACTCAGCCATACGCCGAATAGCTTTGAGCCATCCTCGTTTTACCCATTTAGCTACAGTACAGGGGTTCAACGAAAGAGCTTGAGCAATTTGGCTACAACTATAATTGTCGAGAGTGGGACGTGCAGAATAACCCAACGCATAGAGCTTTTTATGAACAGCTAAAGTTGTGCGATGATAGCCTCGTCTTCTAAGTCTGTATGCTATCTGTTTAGGTGTGTAAGCTTCAGACATTTCATCAAGAATTTCTAATTCTTGAGGAGTCCATTTTTTCTTCATTTGTTAACCTCCAGAATTGCTGAGAAAAATATTTAGGGAAACTAATTTATTGGTGAGGTGTTTTTTCTAGCAGTTTGTACCTGTCCCAATTCTTGGGGTTATGAGGCGATGACCTTGCTTGCTCAATCTCCCAGTTTTGAGAAGTAATATCAAATAGTTCAATTGCAGCATCAAACCCGCATTGTAAAAACCTGGTGCATGATTCTTCAGACCATAGAATTGATTCAACAATTGCAGTCAAAAGCTTGAGATTAGTTTCAGTTGCCGCTCCTTCTCTTTGGAGCCATTCAATTGTTTCAAGCAGTTCTTTTTTAGAAGATGCCGCAGTAGATGATGGTAGTGCAGCGATGGGCATAGAACCTGTTAGTTGTTTCATAAATCCTCCAATTCCCTAACACCCGAATCAGTTGCCACCTTCTTTTGAGATTTGGCTTTACTGATTTGAAATTCCGACGCTTTAATTACTGGCATTGCAGCAACTTTGACTGCTGCTTTAGCTTGGTGGTAAAGGAATTGAACTACGCCCGAAGCATCTTCTTCATCTTCCACTTGCGCCCAGAGAGAACAGCCTACTTCGAGAGATTCGTAGTTTCCTAAGTTGAATTTTCTTGAATAATTAATTGAGACAGTACCGATTTTCATGGAGTGATTTTGTTGCTAATTGATGTAGTGGCGACTCTTGAGCGAATCGCCTTTATAATGCTTAATTACCGTTTGTTACCTTGTGGCAATACTTGTTGATTTTGAGCTTGTAAAGATGCTCTTGCCTCTGCTTCCGAAACAGCCGGTAATGCAGGCGCGGTAACAATCGCGTTTGATGCCCAGCGTTCGTAAGTCTCGTTAGTCACCCAGTGCAATGTCGCCCCTGATTCTGCACCAGAGCGAATCATCTCGGCTGCAACGAGAGCATCATGCTCAAAATCAGATTGTGGGTTGCGGTAAGACCACTGAATGAACCAATACGTTCCCAACGCACCTTCTACCTTCTGGAACTCGGCGCAGAAGATGTAGTTTTTGAGGACAGATGCGATCGCGGCGTAGCAGAATTCTTTCGGATCTCCGGGCATTCCATCCTCACACCATTGTTGGAAAGCACGATGAGCGAAATGGTTGTACAGTCCAGCAAATGAATCCTTACTCCGGCGGTGCATCAGAAAACTTAAAAGCATGGACGCTGGCCCTTTAAACTGATCCTTGAGTCCGCCTGTCACTGGAATCACCCACAATTCGGTAAATGGTTCATTGGTGAAGTTCTCGTTGATTGTGAGTAGACGGTCAGGGCGAGAGATTGCGATCGCAAAGTCTGCCTTACTTCCCTTGAGATATCCCCCCGCTTGTGCTTCTAAAATCGTCAGTTTCGGGGGGCAATCAAGAAGGAATTGCCCGTATTCTTTAGCACAGTTAGCTTGTAGTTTTGGTTGACTGGGTGGGATGAGAAAAACGCTGTTGTTGATTTTGATAGTTTCCATGTGTGCAAAGTGATGGCTGTGTTTGTTTGAATGAGTTAATGGACTTAGTTAGTCGGCAATTTGTCAGAATCTTGTGTGATTGTCAGTAAAAAACCGTGTTTGGTATTCTGCACTCGTACTAGTTCTCTATCGAGTAATGATTGGATTACTGCTCGTGAGAAATTAATGCTGTGTAAAGGAGCAGAACCACCATAGCGGCGCAAGAAAAGCAGCAAGCTAGCAGCCGTGAGGTCAGAGCAGTTTTTGGGCGATTTAGCCATCAGCTAGACCTCCAGGAATTGCTTTTAATTCGTACTTAAGCAGTTCAAGTTGGCGTAGACATTTTTCTATTTCAGCTTGAATTTCTGCTCTCAATTCCTGTGGTGTCAGTAATTTAATTTCGTTCTCTAAGTGATTTCCTTCATCAATAGAATTAATATCAGGCATGACGATGTACCGCCAGCCTTCGCCATATTCGTATGCTAAAAGACTATCGCTTGGGTAATACTTGATGCCGATAATCAGTCCTTGTTCTGCACGTTGTCTCAAGGTGAAACAGGGGTATTTCCAACCGTGTGGAATGGTGATTGTTGGTTGCATGGTTGTAATTGGTGAAGTTAACTATGCTGCTATGGCTTTATCTGTAACTCTGGATTTCTTTGCTACTTTCATGAAGTCATCCAACCCAACTGCTGCTTCTGCTGCTTGAGCATACCGAATCTGATCCATAGCGTTAGACCAGTGGGTGATGTGCTGAAATATCACCCCAATCATTGAATGACCTTTATAGACCCGATAATTCCTGGGGCAGGCTCCATTGACGTAAACGAGTGTGTAACCAGGGATTTCGATAATCTCTGCATTTGGGTCTGTTGCAAGAGTTCCCAGTTATAAAATTGCTTTAGCTCAACGTCTTCTTACACTTCGTGCTAGCTCTGAAGAACTTGATGCTGGTTATTTATTTTGGTTACTGAATTGGTCTGAGTCTCGCCAAAGATTAGAACAAAAATCAACAGGTTCAACAGTATTAGGAATTAAACAATCCGTATTTCGTAAGATTGTCTTTCGATTTCCTCCTTTACCTGAGCAACCTCGCATTGCTGAAATTTTGGATACAGTGGATGAAGCGATCGCACGCACATCTTCCCTTATTATAAAACTTAAACAAACCAAAGCCGGACTACTGCAAGACTTACTCACACGCGGCTTAGATGAAGATGGCAAATTGAGAGATCCACAGGCGCATCCTGAAAAATTCCAAGATTCACCACTGGGGCAAATTCCAAAGGAGTGGGAAGTAGCGACAATTGGCGAAGCCTGCTCGCTTGTCAAGGATGGGTCACACCTCCCACCTAAGCGTGTTGAAAATGGCCCATTACTATTGAGTGTTCAAAACATGATAAATGGCGGTTTTCAACTAACTGAAGGTGATACCAGAATCTCTTGGGATTTTTACAAAACCATGCACAAGAATTGGCAGATTCAGATTGGAGATGTATTACTTGCAATTGTGGGAGCAACTATTGGTAAGACGGCTGTAGTACGGCCAATGCCCCCGTTTACTTTGCAACGTAGTGTGGCAGTGCTTCGAGGAAAGATAGATACTCTTGAAAACTCTTTTTTACATCTCTATATCTCAAGTGAGAAATTCCAGCGGTTAATTTGGCGCAAGGTGAACCAAACAGCACAACCAGGGCTTTATTTAGCAGAATTAGCCTCTTTTTATATCCCTCTTCCCAGCCTTAAAGAACAAAAAAATATTACTGCTGTAATTGAGTCTCAAAATACTCGGTTACGCACAGAAGAAGCTTACCTTAACAAGCTCAAACTTCAAAAACAGGGACTAATGCAAGACTTATTAACCGGAAAAGTGCAAGTTAGGAAAATCAAGTAATCCAACAGTAAAAAGTGTTTATAGTCTCAATAGCAATATCCAGCAATGGCTATACCCTTGATATAGCTAACTTGCCCTTATTTTTGTTTTGTAGTATATTTGTACTAATAAAGCTAGATGATGAGGTTTAAGTAAAGTATGTGGTTAGAGGAAAATATCGAAACCCTTGACAGTATTAGGTTTGCACTAACTTTCAACATAATCTGAGAATCTTTACAAACTGCTTAAAATTCTTATCACATTAAGATTTAAAATTAAAATATCAGTGATTCACCCCAAAGCTGAATTTTGCCGTAGTATAATGCAGAATCCGCTGCATTTACCTTGGGGGGAGCTTTGCGTTTTTATTTCAAAAAGAAGAAACTCGAAGCACTTTACACAGAAGAAAAAGATGCTCATAAATATCCAGGTGTGGTTGATGACTTTTTTGAAGTCATGTCGATTATTGATGCTGCTGTCGATGAGCGAGAATTATATGCTCTAAAAGGGTTGAGATTTGAGAAACTCAAAGGTAAACGAGGAAAACAAGGACAACGTTCCTTACGTTTAAATGACCAGTGGCGTCTAATCGTGGCAGTGGATGAGGATGAACAGGGACATTACCTCACAATAATCGATATCGAAGATTACCACTAACCGGAGCAGCAGGAGAGACAGCAATATGAGCCAAAAGCTAACACCAGCAAGAGTAACAACACCAGGAAAAATTTTAAGTAGAGAATTAGAAGCGCGTGGCTGGACACAGAAAGATTTAGCAGAAATTATGAGTCGTCCAGTTCAAACCATCAACGAAATTATCCGGGGAAGTAAGCAAATTACACCAGAAACAGCTATCGAACTCTCCCAAGCTTTGGGGACTTCTCCTGAGTTCTGGACAAACCTTGAGGCAAAATATCGTCTTCATCTAGCGGGAAAAGAAAAAAATGAGCAAGATATAGCTCGTAAAAGCCGATTGTATACAATAGCCCCCATCTCCGAACTCATCAAAAATAGGTGGATTCAAGCAACAGATTCGATTGATGAATTAGAACAGCAAGTCTGTAATTATCTCGGAATCTCGTCTTTAAATGAAATACCCCAATTAGCAGTTAACTTTCGTTGTTCCGAACATAGAGAACCAGAAGAAACCTCTCGGATAGCTTGGATAAAACGAGTTGAGTATCGAGCCAAACAACAAACAGTTGCTAATTTTGACCGCAAGCAACTAGAAGCTGCTATCCCTGAAATTCTTGCTTGTGCTGAACAAGTAGAAACTATTGCGCGAATTCCTAAATTGCTAGCAGATTTAGGAGTACATTTTGTAATCGTGCCTCATCTAAAAAAAACCTATCTCGATGGTGCAGCTTATTACTTGAACGATAAACCAATTATTGCCTTGACATTGAGATATGACCGGATTGACTCATTTTGGTTTACTCTTATGCATGAGTTAGCACATATTGTTTTAGGACATCAAGGGATTTATTTAGATAACTTAGATGCTTTAGAAGACAATGACGAAGAGAAAGAAGCTGATAAAGAAGCTGCTAACTGGTTGATAGAACCTCAAGCCTTTAAGGTTTTTATTTCTGGGGTTAAAAAATACTTCTCTCGTCAAGCAATTGAAGAATTTGCTTACACTCATCGCAGATATCCAGGGATAATTCTTGGTCGTTTACAGCATGACAAATTAGTTGACCACAAAAACTTGAGACCGTTACTCGTGAAAGTAAGCCCTCTGTTGGAAAATTGGATTGATAACTAGGTTAACATAGTTGGTTAACATAAGTATGTTTGAATTTAAGCAAGGCAACCTATTAGAAGAAGAAGCAGAAGCTCTAGTTAACACTGTTAATTGTGTTGGTATCATGGGCAAAGGGATTGCCTTGCAATTCAAGCAAGCTTATCCTGCTTCCGCCACTATGAGAAAGCCTGTAAAGCTAGTGAAGTCCAGCCAGGACGGATGTTTATCGTAGCAACAGGTAGCTTATTAAAGCCCAGATGTATTATCAACTTCCCTACAAAGCGCCATTGGAGAAATAATTCAAAAATAGAAGATATTAAAAGGGGACTGGTGGCTTTGGTGCAACAAGTACAGCGATTAGATATTACATCAATTGCAATACCAGCTTTAGGATGCGGTAATGGTGGCTTGAATTGGGCTGATGTTAAGCCACTGATAGAATCAGCCTTTGCCCAACTACCAGATGTGCAGGTAATTATTTTTGAGCCGTTATCCCAAACTAGCACAAGTATAGTGAGCAGGCGATCGCTCTGGTACATGAATGGAGCGAAAGAAAGTGCAACCTAATTTAACCCCAACTCATTCGCAAAGCTTGACAGCGTTCACATAAGCAAAAATTGGCTAACTGCTATGGAGATGCAATAATAATTATTAAATTAAGAACGATTTTTTATTTTATTAAGTTTAGGAACTGCATAAACTGAATCATTAGCAGCCCGACCAACTAGAAGAAAGTTCTCCTCTCCGAGACACTCTTCCGGCCATGTAGAGCGCTTTATAGGACGTAAATCAATTTGTAAATTAGCCTTATCGCCTGAAGGAAGCTGATTAAATTTATCCAGACTTAGTAATTTTTCATAGCTGGGGAGCTGGTGAGTAATTAAAAAAGCAATCGGATAAAACTTAATCATATTAAAAAAACCACTGGTTTGAAGGTTTCCTCTTACGGCTGGCATTGCAAAATCCCTGAGTATACTAATTGTTTCATAAGGATAAACCCAATAAAAAATATGAATCTCATCAGGAATTGGTAACGACGGATCTAAAATACAAGGTCTTATAATGGTATCTACAACGACTTCATCTGTCTGTGTTTTCGCTGCAAGAAGATGACCTAAAACAGAACGCATAATTGCATTTGGATAGCATTCAACCTCGAAAGAATCTGGCAGAATTACACTACTTCCAATAAAACTTTCAATTTTCTGACTAAAGTCACCTAAAGCCCAATCATATCTATTACCTAATTTATTATTACAATCGCTACATATTGTTTTATAACTTACTCCTTTTTGAGACATTCTGGGACGAAATGAGCGATCTCCAATCATTTGATAAAACAGCTTGGAAATAACTGTATTTTTAGCTGGAGGACAAGCTTGAGGAGGCACATGATCTTCCGATAATTCTTTCTCTAGTTGGCAGATATTACAAATTCTGTCTTTCTTTTTAAACTTTTCAACAATCGATTGTTTGGAATTTTTCATAATACTAATTAGATATAGTAATAACTATGCTCAGTGTGTTAGTTAGTTATAGCTTCCCTACAAGCATATTGGTAGTACATTTATACCATTTATTTTAGATTAAAAAAACAAACAGATGTTATAAAGGGTAAATTACTAGCTAAAAATGATACTTTTTAGTATTGATATAAAAGTATAAATACTGAAACACTGCCCAAAAACAAAAATAATGCCAGAAAGCCCAGAATTTACCCATGTAGAAAAACCAACCATTGATCAACTCATCAGTATGGGTTGGCATTATGTGGAAGGTAACTGGAACGACCCTCAAGTTACCGAACGCGAAAACTTCAAGCAAGTTCTACTGACAGAGCGCCTCAAAGCCGCTATCAAACGCATCAACCTGGATGACAACGGTAATCCCTGGCTCGATGATCTTCAAGTGCAAACCGCAGTGAGTCAGTTAGAACGCTTGGGTGCAAATAGATTAATGGAGGCTAACCAAGCCGCCACAGAATTACTACTCAAAGGAACTACAGTTTTAGGACAAGACGGCAAACAGCATACTGTTCATTTTATTGAATTTGACCCTGAACATTGCGATCGCAACGATTTTCTCGCCATCAATCAATACCGAGTAGACCCACCTTGGGCAACAGGTAATCGGGGGTTTATAGTCCCAGACATGGTACTATTTGTTAACGGCATTCCTCTAGTAGTGATTGAATGTAAAAGTCCTAATTTAGATAACCCGATAACTGAAGCAATTCAAGACTTATTGAAATATTCCAACCAACGGGGTAGCAGTCAACCAGAAGGCGCAGAAAAATTATTCCACTACAATCTACTGATGATAGCAGCCTCTAGAGGGCGGGCAACAGCCGGAACCATC
This window contains:
- a CDS encoding type I restriction endonuclease, whose amino-acid sequence is MPESPEFTHVEKPTIDQLISMGWHYVEGNWNDPQVTERENFKQVLLTERLKAAIKRINLDDNGNPWLDDLQVQTAVSQLERLGANRLMEANQAATELLLKGTTVLGQDGKQHTVHFIEFDPEHCDRNDFLAINQYRVDPPWATGNRGFIVPDMVLFVNGIPLVVIECKSPNLDNPITEAIQDLLKYSNQRGSSQPEGAEKLFHYNLLMIAASRGRATAGTIGANYEHYVDWKDTIPSPQAEIAAQLGVSELNFRQTLIAGMLKPANLIDIFRNFTLFKTSGGRTIKIVPRYQQYRAVYKALYQLQHNQTRAEHGTDDQRGGIIWHTQGSGKSLTMVGATRFCEVLKSGTYIACFRMRSQLKNQILLRI